The genome window TGCACCAATTCGGGATGCTCCCTGACGAACTTGAGGTCCAGCACCGCCCCATCCCCCCTTATCCGGGTCATAGATGCACGTACTTCACGTCCAGTACGCCGTCTATCTCCTTTATTTTGGCCAAAGTGGCGGCGGAAACCGGCGCGTCGATATTCAGGAACATTACCGCCACTCCTCCGACCTCCTTGCGGCCCACCTGCATGCCGGCGATATTTACGTCCTCGTTTCCAATTAGATTCCCTACCGGTCCGATTATGCGCGGCTTATCCCGGTGCGGGATGACCAGGATGTGACCTTCCGGAACCGTGTCGATGCTGTAGCCGTTGAAATCCACCAGACGAGGCTGCCGATCGGGCGCCAGGGTCCCGGCCACGCTCAGCGTTTCCCTGTCGGTCTTGAGGCTCAAGGTAATCAGGTCGGCAAAGCTGACCATTTCCGTGGACTTGCTTTCCGAAACCCTGATGCCCCGGTTCCGGGCCTGAATGGGTGCATTCACGTAGTTCACAGCATCATTCAGAGTGGGCCGCAGCAAACCTTTCAGCAGGGTGTTCGTGAGGCTGGTTAGATCGTACTGTGCCAGGGTGCCGTTATACCGGATTTCGACCTCCTCGACCCGGCCGCCGGCCACCTGCGCTGCGAACTGGCCCAGCTTCTCCGCCAGTCCCAGGTAAGGCTCCAGCGCCCCGAGTATTTCCTTGGGGACGGCGGGAATGTTCACCGCGTTCAGCACCGGCTGGCCCGAGAGGCACCGGATGATGTCCCGCGCCACGTCCACGGCCACGTTGACCTGAGCCTCGGCAGTGGAGGCGCCGAGATGGGGGGTGACGATTACTTGATCCAGCTCAAAGAGGGGGCTGGAACGCTGGGGTTCCTGCTCGAAAACGTCCACCGCCGCGCCCGCCACCTTGCCGCTCTTGATGGCCTCGTACAGGGCCTG of Clostridia bacterium contains these proteins:
- the serA gene encoding phosphoglycerate dehydrogenase, which encodes MRVLVSDPVAQEGIALLTDAGFEVEVKTNQPEEALLEIIGGFEALVVRSETKVTRRLIEAASRLKIIARAGAGVDNIDVPAATEKGIVVVNAPEGNTIAACEHTLALMLALARNIPQANSLLKQGVWERKKFMGVELNGKTLGVVGLGKIGSQVARRAKAFGMRVIAYDPYVREESAEHLGVELRDFNSVLQEADFLTFHLPLTKDTYHIVGPQEFGMMKTGVRVLNVARGGIVDEQALYEAIKSGKVAGAAVDVFEQEPQRSSPLFELDQVIVTPHLGASTAEAQVNVAVDVARDIIRCLSGQPVLNAVNIPAVPKEILGALEPYLGLAEKLGQFAAQVAGGRVEEVEIRYNGTLAQYDLTSLTNTLLKGLLRPTLNDAVNYVNAPIQARNRGIRVSESKSTEMVSFADLITLSLKTDRETLSVAGTLAPDRQPRLVDFNGYSIDTVPEGHILVIPHRDKPRIIGPVGNLIGNEDVNIAGMQVGRKEVGGVAVMFLNIDAPVSAATLAKIKEIDGVLDVKYVHL